TTGCTTCAATTTCTTTAGACTGATCTGGGGTTATTACTCCTAAGGGATTTTTTTGTTTTGATTGACCTATCTCATTAAGACCTAGGTATTTTGTGATAGGATTATCTGCTAACTTGTGCATAGTAGAAATAAGGTCAGAATTATAAAATTCGCTTTCTAGCTTTGCTGATGATAACAAAATAGGATCGATTTCATCTTGTTTTGTCTTGTTAGATATTCTGCTTTGTCTTATTTCACGGCACAGATCTGTAAAATCTTTAGACATTTGGGTACAGAAACTAAGTTGGTTTGTTAAAGGATGATTGTGATGTGAGTGAAAATTTTCTTCATAATTTTTAAGTGTAACTCGTACTTTTTCCTTCAATTCTTCTTGAGTCTCATTAGCGGAAAATTGTATTGTGTTCAAGAGTTCATATTTGGATAGTGGAGCGTGATTGTTATAAGCTTGTTGAAATTTATAGGCCGAACTAATAAATTCACTAAACTCTATGGGATTAATATTTTCTTTAGTGGCAAGTTGTTTAATCCTGTCCTCTTCCACGCCCAAGATTGTTAGTTCTAGAGGATCAAGTGCTAAATTTTCTCCTATTTTCTGAGCTTCTGGCAGTGTGCTAAGATTTTTTTCTAGATTGAGTTGTATCTTAGTTAAGCTGTCTACCATGTCATAATCTAGAGGACGGTCGGTATCACCGTGAGCATTTTGAAATCTTGCTGCCAGGTCAACAAATTTACTAAATTCAACAGGATTAATATCTTCTTTGGTGGCAAGTTGTTTAATTTGCTTTTCTTCTAAACCTAACATTATTAATGACAAAGGATTAGTATTTAGCTTTTGTCTCTTCGTCCTTTCTGTTTCTGGCAAGTTTTTAAGATTTTTTTCTAAATTTAATTGTATATTAGCAAGATCTTCGGCCAGAGAGAAAGCTCTGTTTAATTCGGGCATTGTAGTATGTAATGATCCTAAATTTTTAAGTATTTCATGTTTTGTCTTTAGCATTTCAGTAAATCTTTCTTCATCTGCTGCTGTGAGTATTTCTCGTGTTTTTCCTGTGGCATTAGATATTGCTGATAGCCTTTCTTTTTCTTTTGCTTTTGGATTTAAAATAGCTCTTTGTATCAATTGAGCAGATCCAATGATCATCCCTGTGATGGCAGCTGAATCGAAGGTCATTCCTGCCGCAATAAAGGGGGTAAAAGGGGCAAAAGTAAACAAGGTTGCTGCGACAGCTAATCTTACCACCGCTAATGTTGTGGCTGTTAAGTATGGATATCTATTACAAAATTTAGCTATACCTGAAGTAGTAATCTTTAAGCATTTTCCACAAGCTAAAAGTACCTCCGATGGTTTACCAGAATCCCAAGCTTCTTTGAATATTTTTTTAGCTTCCTGAGCTGCGCTGATAACATCTTCTTTCCAGTATATTTTTGCGTACTTAAAACGTTTAATATCCTCTAATGATTTCGAAGGGTAAAGGTCAATGGAATTTAATAAAAACTCTATACCTTCCATTGCATAATTCTGGACAAATTCGGATTTCATAATTTGACCTTTCGCATTTGATAAAAAAAGTTCCCCCATTCCAACCAATCCTCTTCTTAATAAAATTCCTGCCATAATTTTGATTTAAATTTAATTCATATTTTGCTAAGATAATCGTTATCCTAAATAAAAGAAATTTAAGAATGAAGTTTGTGCTCTACGATTGGTTAGGATTAAACGAATACCTCTTTACCTTACTTAATTCTAGTTTAAACCATGGGTTATTGTCGTATTTTTTCTATCTAATCTCGATCTTATTTAAAGAATTTGTATTTTTGATATATTATGCTGCATTTGTTGTCTATCAAGTAAATAATCTGAGTGCTCAGACTTATGAAAAGTACAATAAAGTATTTAATAAAGCTGTAGAAATTGGATCTATTTACTCTAGCGTTATGGTGTTTTACACACTGATAAAATATACCGTAAATTTTCCTCGTCCGTATTGTAGCATGTCAAATTTTATCAGTATTAATAATTTTGCTCATGAGCGTTGTTTATCAAGTTTCCCAAGTGCTCATACTGCAATGGCTATTATTGTGTGTTGGTGGGTTTGGCCATATGTAAATAGGTTAGGAAGAATTTTATTAATAGCTTTAGTAATACTAGTAGGATTATCTAGAATAGCTCTTGCAATGCATTATCCCGCTGATATTATTTGGAGTGTTGTTATATCTTTGGGCATATGCCATATTGCACCTAAGATCTCTAGTTTAGGAATTATTCAAGATAAGATCTTGCAACCTATAAAAAAATTCATTTGGCAATTTGTAAAGAAATAAATTACATATCTTTTCTCATATCGTGTATAATGCTATCGAGTTATACCGATATTTTTATTTAAAATGAAACAAAACAAGGTCCTTATTGCGGCCATTTTTGGTAATATACTTGAGTATTACGATTTTACAGTTTTTACTGTTTTCGTTGGAGCAATAGGCAGAAATTTCTTTTCTAGCTATTCTGAATTATCTCAAATTCTTGCAAGTCTTGCAGTCTTTGCCGCTGGCTTTATAACAAGACCTGTTGGAGGAATTTTATTCGGTCATATAGGGGATAGATTTGGAAGGAGAATTGCTCTAATTCTATCAATAATTGGCATGACTATTCCA
Above is a genomic segment from Candidatus Phycorickettsia trachydisci containing:
- a CDS encoding phosphatase PAP2 family protein, with the protein product MKFVLYDWLGLNEYLFTLLNSSLNHGLLSYFFYLISILFKEFVFLIYYAAFVVYQVNNLSAQTYEKYNKVFNKAVEIGSIYSSVMVFYTLIKYTVNFPRPYCSMSNFISINNFAHERCLSSFPSAHTAMAIIVCWWVWPYVNRLGRILLIALVILVGLSRIALAMHYPADIIWSVVISLGICHIAPKISSLGIIQDKILQPIKKFIWQFVKK